From a single Flavobacterium sp. genomic region:
- a CDS encoding DASH family cryptochrome yields MNGLIWFRNDLRTIDNHSLHNACRENEKVMGIYCLDPRHFETTRYGFKKTEKFRTQFLLETVTELQENLAEKNITLLVYYGYPEQLIPEIAAEYKIDSIYVQNEWTQEELDIENKVRNLIPAVSWKTYYDQFLFHPDDVPYENWEKIPEVFTEFRKQLEKKIRVRPTVAISTKPISNLIEEKSTIPTLEDLGFDEFKQPNKTAFPFKGGENQAKKRIKEYFWDTKKLAVYKKTRNGLVGKDYSSKLSAWLANGSISARMIYWEVQQFEKKVVKNEDTYWLIFELIWRDYFKYISLKYGNKIFQLNGILQKEYHWNQNTKAFNQWTNGTTPEHFVNANMIELQKTGWMSNRGRQNVASYWAKEWEQDWRIGAAYFESMLLDYDVHSNYGNWIYNAGVGNDPRDRKFNIKRQAEMYDSDGKFQKMWLIPELF; encoded by the coding sequence ATGAACGGATTAATATGGTTTAGAAACGATTTACGTACGATTGACAATCATTCGTTGCACAATGCATGCAGAGAAAACGAAAAAGTAATGGGTATCTATTGTTTAGATCCAAGACATTTCGAAACAACCCGATACGGTTTCAAGAAAACAGAAAAATTTAGAACCCAATTTCTTCTGGAAACGGTAACCGAATTACAAGAAAATCTAGCTGAGAAAAATATCACATTATTAGTTTATTACGGTTATCCAGAACAATTGATTCCGGAAATAGCTGCAGAATATAAAATTGATTCAATCTATGTTCAAAACGAATGGACACAAGAAGAACTTGATATAGAAAATAAAGTTCGTAATTTAATTCCAGCGGTGAGTTGGAAAACCTATTACGATCAATTTTTATTCCATCCTGATGATGTTCCTTATGAAAATTGGGAGAAAATTCCAGAAGTTTTTACGGAATTTAGAAAGCAATTGGAAAAGAAAATTCGAGTGCGACCAACAGTTGCCATTTCAACAAAACCGATTTCTAATCTAATTGAAGAAAAATCCACAATTCCAACATTAGAAGATTTAGGATTTGATGAGTTCAAGCAACCTAACAAAACTGCTTTCCCTTTTAAAGGGGGCGAAAATCAAGCTAAAAAAAGAATCAAAGAATACTTTTGGGACACCAAAAAATTAGCAGTTTATAAGAAAACTCGAAATGGTTTAGTCGGAAAAGATTATAGTTCGAAACTTTCGGCTTGGTTGGCAAATGGTAGTATTTCGGCACGCATGATTTATTGGGAAGTGCAACAATTTGAGAAAAAAGTAGTTAAAAACGAAGATACGTATTGGTTGATTTTTGAATTGATTTGGCGTGATTATTTTAAATATATTTCGCTAAAATACGGCAACAAAATTTTCCAATTGAATGGGATTTTGCAAAAAGAATACCATTGGAACCAAAACACAAAAGCTTTCAACCAGTGGACAAACGGGACGACACCTGAACATTTTGTAAATGCCAACATGATTGAATTACAAAAAACAGGTTGGATGAGTAATCGCGGCAGACAAAATGTGGCAAGTTATTGGGCAAAAGAGTGGGAACAAGATTGGCGCATTGGTGCTGCCTATTTTGAAAGTATGTTGTTAGATTACGATGTTCACAGCAATTACGGTAATTGGATTTACAATGCTGGTGTTGGCAACGACCCTAGAGATAGGAAATTCAACATTAAACGACAAGCAGAAATGTATGATAGCGATGGAAAATTTCAGAAAATGTGGTTAATTCCTGAATTATTCTAA
- a CDS encoding DUF2256 domain-containing protein — translation MAHKKVNLPEKICKTCQLPFSWRKKWEKNWNEVMYCSDKCRMNKKQIA, via the coding sequence ATGGCTCATAAAAAAGTAAATCTTCCAGAAAAAATATGTAAAACTTGCCAACTTCCATTTTCGTGGCGCAAGAAATGGGAGAAAAATTGGAATGAAGTAATGTATTGTAGTGATAAATGCAGAATGAATAAAAAACAAATAGCATGA
- a CDS encoding flavin reductase family protein, producing MKKFTKDELYYMSKVPRLNLVNCVTGYKSANLIGTISSGGILNVAIFSSVTHLGSEPPLIGFILRPTTVPRDTYENIKKTGYFTVNHITEEMIADAHHTSSSYEEHISEFDKTNLEPEFIDNHKAPFIKGSPVQLLCKYVNEYKIEENDCIHIIASIETIYADEKLFHDDNWMQLDRGNVVAINGLDGYCVPKLSDRFHYARPDKPSTSML from the coding sequence ATGAAAAAGTTTACTAAGGACGAATTATATTACATGTCAAAAGTACCGAGACTAAACTTGGTTAATTGTGTTACTGGTTATAAATCTGCTAACTTAATCGGAACGATTTCATCTGGAGGTATTTTGAACGTAGCGATATTTAGTAGTGTAACTCATTTAGGAAGCGAACCGCCATTAATAGGATTTATTTTAAGACCTACAACGGTTCCAAGAGATACATATGAAAACATAAAAAAAACAGGCTATTTTACTGTAAATCACATTACAGAAGAAATGATTGCCGATGCACATCATACTTCTTCAAGCTACGAAGAACATATTTCTGAATTTGATAAAACTAATTTAGAACCTGAGTTTATTGACAATCACAAAGCACCATTTATAAAAGGAAGTCCAGTACAATTACTTTGTAAATACGTGAATGAATACAAAATTGAAGAAAATGATTGTATCCATATTATTGCTTCTATTGAAACCATTTATGCTGATGAAAAACTGTTTCATGATGATAATTGGATGCAGTTAGATAGAGGAAATGTAGTAGCAATTAATGGTTTGGATGGCTATTGTGTTCCAAAATTATCAGACAGGTTTCATTATGCACGACCAGATAAACCTTCAACTTCGATGCTATAA